The Polyangium aurulentum genomic interval GAGGGTCTTGTAGAATGGCGCGCCTCCGGCTCCGGGCGGACCCGGCGGCCCGAGCACGTCTTCGGGCACCTCGAACGAGAAGGTCGTCCCCTCTTTCAAGAGCGGCGTGAGGTCCTGGCCTCGCGGGAACGCATCCGCAAAAACGGCGTAACATTCATGAGGCGCGCCCTCCGGCGGGTCGGTGCAGACCGCCGGGATCCAGAACACCCGCATGGGCTGCGCCTTCTCCTTTCGCCCATCGAATGCGAGAACATCGAGATTCACCGTGTCCCCGGGCGCCGCGTAGGGCTTGTCTGCGCGCGTCGCGAGGATACGCACGCTCGCCACCACGTTCTCCGGCTCGAACTCGGGAAAGCTGCAGCCCGTCGCCCCGAGCATCACGACGGCCCCCATGATCCAAGCACTCTTCATCATAGCTCCCCGCGCAGCCCCAGGCTCGGCAGGATTGGTAAGCCGCTCACGTAAGACGACTTGGTGTAGTCGTAGTTATAGGTGACGCCTTCGGGGTTCTGGTGGTTGTAGATGTTCTGGATATCGACATAGGCCGAGAGCTTCCACGCAGAGAAGGTCCACGTCTTGTCGAAGCGCACATCGAGCTGGTGGAAGGGCGGGAGCCGCGCGCCGTTCGGCGGAGACGCGGTCGCCGCTTGAACGTTGCCGCTCGTCGCGTCATAGGCGCCTCGGGTCGTGGGGGTGTAGAGGTTCCCCGAGACGAGGCGGAAGCGCGCACCGAGCCGATACCCGCGACCGAAATTGTAGCTCGCGATCGCCGTGAGGACGTGCGTCTGATCGTATTGGTAAAGGGCAGACGGCTCCGACGGCTCGGGGCGGCGCTCGCTCCTCGAAAGCGTGTAGGCGATCCATCCGAAGAAGCGCTCGTCGGACTTGTAGCGCAGGAGCCACTCGGCGCCGTATACGGACCCCTGCCCGACGTTCCCTGCCCCCTCGGAGACCAGCCTGTCGAGCTGCTTGTGGAACGCGTTCACGGAGAGCTCGACGCGGCGTCCGAGCTCCTGCTCGAATCCGACGTCGTAATGAACCGATCGGTTCGATTTCAGGCCCTCCTGGCCGAACACGGGATCGGTCTCGAGCGCCCCAGGCGGCTGATGGAAGATGCCTGCGCCCGCCTTGAGCGCCGTGCGGGGAAAGCCGCTCGTCAGCTCTTGCCTCAGGTTCAAGCGTGGAGAGAAGTCCCAGCTCTGGGTCGAGCTGGTGTAATCCAGGCGGAGCCCCGGCACGATACGCATCCCCCGCCACGGCATGATCTCCCATTCCGTGTACAGGCCGCCGAAGAAGCGCTCTCCAGATTGTGTCGTCTCCAGCAGCCCGGCCTCGGGTCCGCCCGCGGGGACCCCCGGCGGGCGGGGGCGCGGAAAGCGGAGGTGCAGATCATAGGGGCTGTAGATCACGTCGATCCCGACGTTCGCGCGGACAGACCGCACGACTTTCTGCGAGACCTCTGCGCGCCCGCTGATCGGAAGCTCGGTCGTATCGAAGCCCAGGGTGCCGAAGCCGAAATCGACCGAGTCCTGCCCGACGGCCGCAGTGACCTTGAGCTCCGTGCTGTCCGTGACTTTGTGCTGATAGCGGGCCTGGAGGCGCCAAAAGCTCGTGTGGGTGCCGACGCCGGTGAAGCTCGTGGCCCCGGCGTTCGGGTTCTCGTTGAAGATCTCGAGACCGTCATCGGACCCGAAGAACAGAAGGCGCAGCGACGCCCTCCCACCGAAGTCCTTCTGGAGCATGACCTGATAGTCGTAATAGCGCGGCGCCGTCGTCACGCCCGCGCCGAAAGCCGTGAGGGCGGGGCCGAGCCAGGCGTCGAACCACGAGCGACGACCGGCGACCATGAATGTCACGCCCGTCTTCGGGATCGTCCCCTCGACGAGGAGGCGCGCATCGATGAGATCGAGCTGCGCCATGCCGTGGATCTGCCCGTCCTTCTTGGGGTCGCGTATCCCGACATCGACCATGCCGCCCATCCCGCGCCCGTACACCGAGCTGTAGTTCGAGGGATAGAAATGGATCTGGTCGAGCGCCTCCGTCGGCACCACGGAGCTCAGGCCGCCGAAATGATAAACGATGGGCACGGGTGTGCCGTCGACATAGATGGTCGTGTCCTGCGGCGCGGACCCACGAACGATGAGCTGGCCGCCGAACGGAGGCGGCCGCGCGATGCCCGGGAGGTTTTGCAGCGACCGCAGCGCATCACCGTTCGTCCCCGGAATGAGCGCTATTTCTTCCTTCCTGAGCGTGCGTTTCGTCACCTCGCGGGGCGGGCGCTCCCCGCGGACGACGATCTCTTGTATCGGCGGCTCTCCTTCGATCGCGGCGCGCGCCTCCTCGGGGGCCTTCTGGGGCGACAACCTCAATACGACGTCGGTCTCTTCTCCGGGGGTGAGCTCTTCGTCCGCGGATTGGGGTTCATGGCCTCGTGCAACGACGGCGATGTGCGTCGGGCCGCTGGGCACGTTCTCGAGGGTCCAGGAGCCATCTGCGGCCGTCTGCGTCGTGTGCTCCGCGCCGTCGGCGGTCCGCACCGTGACGGTCGCGGAGGCGATCGGCGAGCCCGCCGTCTGGCGCTCGACGCGTCCTTTGAGCCTTGGCGGCGGGGGCACGAAGACATAACGGAACTTGATCCGGGCCGGGACGTTCGTGTCATTGCGCCGGGCCGGTTCGAACACGAGCTTCTCGGCGGCGGCGACGGCGGCCTCGTCGAATCCGTGGCCTTGCGCGGCTTCGACGGTCGCCTTGCGAACCGCGCCGGAGGCGTCGATTTCGAGGATCAGGACGACCGTGACCTCCTCGAAGAACCGTTCTTGCAGCGCTCGATCCGGGTATTTCACGCCAGGATCGACCTTGATCCGCGGCGGGATGACGACCGGCGGTTGCGGCGCGGCGGCGCCTGCGCCGGGCGGCTCGTCGGGCGCCTGTGCGAGCGCGTCCCGTGATGCCAAGGACGTCAGGAGGAAAGCGACGGCAACGCCGCGCCGAAGTGCAAGCTCGAGAAGAGTAGCCAAGGTTCTCGGCGCAAAGATGCACGTGCGGCGGGCGCCTGGAGCTCCGATCCGACGAGCCGTCGGATCTCTCCGACGAGATCGTTCGCTTGGACCACGAGCCAGCAGGCCCTGCCACGCTGGCCCGAGGGGATCGTCAGTTCTTGACGAACAGGTTGAGAATGCCGACGCACATCTCGTCGAGGGTGGTCTCGCCGTACCCCACCTCCTGCGGCGCGCTGAGGTGCTGCTCGAGGAGCGCCCGCTTCAGGAAGGGGTTTTCAAGGGTGTTGTCGTAGGTGCAACGGACGTCGATGACATCACCTCCCCGCAGGGTGGGGAGATCCTCGATCGAGGTGTCGTAGGCATAGGTCTGCTGCCAGTTGAAGTCCCATTTCGTCTGGAGCAAGCACTCGTTCGCCGGGTCGTTCCCTTGCGGTGCGGCGCGCTGGACCGTGATCTTCCCGTCCACCCCGACGTAATGCATGTGGTTCATGACGCTGTAGACCTTCGCCTCCGGGAACGGCTGCCCCCCGAGCGTCGTGGGCATGGTGTGCTTGACCCTCTCGGTGTGGTCCTTGGCCCCGGCGGGGATCTTGAACTCGATTCCATTCGCGTCGTTCGGCCCCGGCTGCAGGCCGTCCCCGTCGGGGAGCGGCACGGGGATCGCGACCGCCAGGAATTCTGCCCTGTATTCGGGCACGCCCGGGTGGAATTGCAGCTCGAGCTTCGACGAATCGGGCTCGGCGGTCGCGCCTGCCGGGTGGTAATGCATCTGCAACACCAGCTTGGAGCCTGCGGGGACGAAGGCCCCAGCATTGGCCGGGAACACCGTCGGCTGCGCGCCCGGCACCCACGGCGTGAGGAACGTCGATTGCTTGAGGCCGACGGAGCCGAAGCACTCGTAAAACCCGTCCTCGTTCGCCAGGGCGAGGCTCTCGCCGTTCGGGTCGATGAAGACCACGGCATGGTGGTCGACTTTCAGGTTCCCCGGGACGATCTTGCTGGCGTTCACGTAGACGTCCTCGGTGAGCTGAGGGTCGAGGACGAAGCAGATCAACTGGTCCTGCTTCCCGTTCGCCACGAAGGGCTTCTTGGGCTGCAAGGTGAGGTCGACGTGCGTCAGATCGGCGCCCGTCGCCGGCTTCACTTCCGGCGCGTCCTTGGGGTCGCCCTCGGGGGCGCCAGCGTTCTTCCAGGCCTCGAGCGTCGCGAGCTCCTCGTCCGAGAGCCGGGGATCGTGTTGCCAGCCAAACCTCGGCTCGCACTCGTCGGTGTTGATCGCGCCCCAGGGCGGCATGGAGCCATCCTGCGTCCGCATCACGATGAGCTCGGCGACGCTCTTTGCCTGCTCGTACTCGATCAGGCTGAACGGCGCGATCTGGCCAGGCGCGTGGCACCCATTGCAATGCTGATGGAGGATGGGCGCCACGTCCTTGTGAAAGGTCGGCCCGGCGGCGGGCCCGGCGGTTCCGGTGGTGGAGCCGCTCGGCTCGCTCGAGCAGCCGCCGAGGAGCGGGATTGCGGTGGAGACGACGGTGACGATGGTGAGCGCAAGGGTTCGCATGGACGGACCTCTCCGATTGAAAACACGACGGCAGGATGGAGCTGCCCCGAGAGCGCGCATTCGCGCGCCCGGTTCAGCGTTCGGATTCGAAGGCGCCGAGGGAAATCAGCCAGGGCGCCGCTTGCGGCCGGCGGGCCTCGATTCTGGTGGCGCGCTGGGCGCAGCGGCGGCGGCGCTCCGGGACGACCGCGTGATCTGCGCGTCGACCAGCGGCAGCAAGACCTCGTCGACCACGTAGGTCACGAAGGCCGCGTCGAGGGGAGCCCTCAGGAGGACCAGGCGGTGCGTGGTCAAGGCTACGGCGATATCGACGAGCTTCGCGGGGTCCTCGGGCACGGCGGGGATCTCGCCGCGGGCCACCGCGCGCTCCAGCACCTGGATGGCTCTCTCTTGCTCGCGCTTCTGGAACTGCTCGCGCATGACCCGCCACAGCTCGGGGTTCGCGTGGAGCGCGGGCACGAGCCCGATGATGAGATCTTTGCCGGCGGTGATCCTCGCGCAGAACCCGCTCAGCCCGCTGATGAAGTCGTCGCGCAGCGAAGCGCCGAAGCTCTCCTCGTGCGGCCTGGTGGTGCGTTGCTGGAGCGCCGCGAACACGATGTCGGCCTTGCCCTTCCACCGGCGGTAGATCGTCGCCTTGCTGGCGTGGGCGCGGCGGGCGATCTCGTCGATCGACGTGAGATCGTAGCCCACCTCCGCGACGAGCTTCAGGGCGGTTTCGAGGATCGCCGCCTCCTGCGCGGGGGAGAGGCGGCTGCGCATCGGCGTCGGTTCCACGCTGAGGGGCTCGCTCGTCAGCATCTTCTTCCCACCAGGGTTTCGCGGCATGGCGCCAGGATAGCTGGCGCGCCGGACAAATCAGGAGCGGTCTGCCACCGGGCAAGGCGCCTGCGCAGTCAAGCAATTGATACGAAACGGTTCCGTACTCATCCAGAAGGTAGACCAGGCCTCAGCGAAACGCAACCGTTTTCCAAGCCGCGCAGCTTCGTGAGCCAAGAAACAGAAACCCGCGGCGGACGCGACCTCCGATCCCATAGCCCCCCCTTCCCCACCGCGCATTCGCACCGTCGTTTTTACTGGACGATTCGCCCCCTCGAGACACTCCACGCGCCGAGCACCCTCGCACACCTGAGCTTGGGCGCCTCGCCGATTGCCTGTACGGGCGATCTGTCCATCAAATCGGATGGATCGCAATCCGATGCGGTCAATCCTTGGCGGCGCACGCAGGGCGCTTGTGGTAGGACGCCGTCCAACATGAAGATCACGCGGCGGATGACGATCACGATGGAGCTCGAGGTCACGCTCGATACCGACGACAAACTCGACCAGCGCGATGCGCGGCTGCTCGACTACATCGCCCGCGACCCAGCAACCCTCGACCGCGTCCTCACGGCACAGGCGTGGACGGAGGCTGCGCACTGGATGTCCAACAACTACATGAGCCTCGACGCCGACATCGAAACGCGCTCGGCGTGCGCGGTGCTCGAGGGCATCGCCGCGCAAATGCCGGGGCCCGATGGCGACTTCTATCGCGACGCGCTGAGCAGGGAAGAGCTCACCGAGAACACGGAGGGCGTGCACGAGCACCTCGTCGCGCACGTCATCCACGCCACGATGAGCGTGCCCGACGCGTCGATTCACTGAAGCGCGCGCCGGGCGATCATGAGCGCCGAAAAAAAGCTGATCCGAGCCCGGTTCCGCGACGCGGTCTTCGCGAGGGCGAAATACCGATGTGAGGGGCCGGGGTGCTCCTTCCGATCTTCGCCGGAGCGGGCCATCGAGGAGCTCGACGCCCACCACATCACCGACCGGAACGAGCTGCCGAACGGCGGCTACGTGCCCGAGAATGGGATCGCGCTTTGCGAAGCCTGCCACGTGAAGGCGGAGCATTTCCACAGCACCGGGACGGCGCTGCCCGGGTTCGGTCGGAACGAGCTTTACCGAATCATCGGCTCGTCACGCGAGAAGGCCGAGCGGGCCAGCCGGCGCCTCTGACCTGCTCGCGGCCCGCAAGTTTGTCTGCTACACGCTCGGCGTGAGTTCGACCCGGATCCGCTGTCGCACGAAAGCGCCCCGTTCGGCCGTCTATCACGCGCTGCTCGATGCGCGCGCAGTCGCGACGTGGATGGTGCCGACCGACATGACCAGCCACGTGCACGAGTTCGATCCGCGCGAGGGCGGGGCGTTCCGGATCTCGCTGACGTACGACGCGCCGACCGGCACCGGCAAGACGACCGCGCACACGGACACGTACCACGGGCGATTCGTGGAGCTCGTGGCGAACGAGCGGGTCGTCCAGGTGCTCGAGTTCGAGACCGCAGATCCGGCGATGCAGGGCGAGATGACGATCACGTTCGCGCTCGCGGACGCAGACGGCGGCACCGAGGTGCTCGCAATTCACGACGGGCTGCCGCCGGGCTTGTCGGAGGCCGATAACGAGCTCGGCTGGCGCTTGTCCCTCGAGAAGCTCGTGGCGCTCGTCGAAGGCCGGCTGAAGCTCGTCTGAGCTCGCGCGGAAGCTCGGCAGCAGCAGGGTCAGGCGCCGCGGTCGTCGTGCCGCCGCAGCTCCGAGGGGGTCTGTCCGGTTCGCCGCCTCAGATCGTAACTTACATCACCGACCACAAAACGATACCGGACG includes:
- a CDS encoding TonB family protein codes for the protein MASRDALAQAPDEPPGAGAAAPQPPVVIPPRIKVDPGVKYPDRALQERFFEEVTVVLILEIDASGAVRKATVEAAQGHGFDEAAVAAAEKLVFEPARRNDTNVPARIKFRYVFVPPPPRLKGRVERQTAGSPIASATVTVRTADGAEHTTQTAADGSWTLENVPSGPTHIAVVARGHEPQSADEELTPGEETDVVLRLSPQKAPEEARAAIEGEPPIQEIVVRGERPPREVTKRTLRKEEIALIPGTNGDALRSLQNLPGIARPPPFGGQLIVRGSAPQDTTIYVDGTPVPIVYHFGGLSSVVPTEALDQIHFYPSNYSSVYGRGMGGMVDVGIRDPKKDGQIHGMAQLDLIDARLLVEGTIPKTGVTFMVAGRRSWFDAWLGPALTAFGAGVTTAPRYYDYQVMLQKDFGGRASLRLLFFGSDDGLEIFNENPNAGATSFTGVGTHTSFWRLQARYQHKVTDSTELKVTAAVGQDSVDFGFGTLGFDTTELPISGRAEVSQKVVRSVRANVGIDVIYSPYDLHLRFPRPRPPGVPAGGPEAGLLETTQSGERFFGGLYTEWEIMPWRGMRIVPGLRLDYTSSTQSWDFSPRLNLRQELTSGFPRTALKAGAGIFHQPPGALETDPVFGQEGLKSNRSVHYDVGFEQELGRRVELSVNAFHKQLDRLVSEGAGNVGQGSVYGAEWLLRYKSDERFFGWIAYTLSRSERRPEPSEPSALYQYDQTHVLTAIASYNFGRGYRLGARFRLVSGNLYTPTTRGAYDATSGNVQAATASPPNGARLPPFHQLDVRFDKTWTFSAWKLSAYVDIQNIYNHQNPEGVTYNYDYTKSSYVSGLPILPSLGLRGEL
- a CDS encoding TetR/AcrR family transcriptional regulator, giving the protein MPRNPGGKKMLTSEPLSVEPTPMRSRLSPAQEAAILETALKLVAEVGYDLTSIDEIARRAHASKATIYRRWKGKADIVFAALQQRTTRPHEESFGASLRDDFISGLSGFCARITAGKDLIIGLVPALHANPELWRVMREQFQKREQERAIQVLERAVARGEIPAVPEDPAKLVDIAVALTTHRLVLLRAPLDAAFVTYVVDEVLLPLVDAQITRSSRSAAAAAPSAPPESRPAGRKRRPG
- a CDS encoding HNH endonuclease translates to MSAEKKLIRARFRDAVFARAKYRCEGPGCSFRSSPERAIEELDAHHITDRNELPNGGYVPENGIALCEACHVKAEHFHSTGTALPGFGRNELYRIIGSSREKAERASRRL
- a CDS encoding SRPBCC family protein, with protein sequence MSSTRIRCRTKAPRSAVYHALLDARAVATWMVPTDMTSHVHEFDPREGGAFRISLTYDAPTGTGKTTAHTDTYHGRFVELVANERVVQVLEFETADPAMQGEMTITFALADADGGTEVLAIHDGLPPGLSEADNELGWRLSLEKLVALVEGRLKLV